The following proteins are encoded in a genomic region of Haloarcula marina:
- a CDS encoding TrkH family potassium uptake protein has translation MLGASVRADVRVDWRAAVSLVGSVVKYLSVAMLAPMLVALYYGEDVGVFGVSIVLTVFFGIALERLDDDPDLGAREAFLMVSLTWLVVAVVGAVPYVLAGMGTASTLADPVNALFESMSGFTTTGATVMGQIGFERHSHALLLWRQLTQWLGGMGIVVLAVAILPELSVGGAQLMDAEAPGPGIEKLTPRIAETARILWQAYLGLTVLQFLLLYGLHLAGFAPNMGLYNAVAHPLTTMPTGGFSPAARSIEAFSAAVQWVIIPFMVVAGTNFALVWKATQGRPRVFAEDGEFRFYAGVMGVLTAVVAGLLFAGLGPGLSAIPTEVRPIPGSTERAIRHAAFQVTSIVTTTGYASMDFNTWSEPAKYLLLFGMFVGGSAGSTGGAIKVVRWLVVLKSLKRELFTTIHPEAVSPVRLGGRPVDERAIRGIYAFTLLYLVIFFVSVAVVFVDAVRIDYQLSVLEVMSAVAATLGNVGPGFGAVGPMNGYTDFAWTSKVYMVLLMWAGRLEILPVFVLLTRSYWQS, from the coding sequence ATGCTCGGAGCGTCGGTGCGCGCGGACGTCCGCGTCGACTGGCGAGCGGCGGTGTCGCTGGTCGGCAGCGTCGTGAAGTACCTCTCTGTCGCCATGCTGGCACCGATGCTCGTCGCGCTGTACTACGGCGAGGACGTGGGCGTCTTCGGCGTCTCAATCGTCCTGACCGTCTTCTTCGGCATCGCGCTCGAACGTCTCGACGACGACCCGGACCTCGGCGCGCGCGAGGCGTTCCTGATGGTGTCGCTGACGTGGCTGGTCGTCGCCGTCGTCGGCGCGGTTCCGTACGTGCTGGCGGGCATGGGAACCGCCTCGACGCTCGCCGACCCCGTCAACGCGCTGTTCGAGTCCATGTCGGGATTCACGACGACTGGCGCGACCGTGATGGGCCAAATCGGGTTCGAGCGACACTCGCACGCACTGCTGCTGTGGCGACAGTTGACCCAGTGGCTCGGTGGCATGGGCATCGTCGTCCTCGCCGTCGCCATCCTCCCCGAACTCTCCGTCGGCGGCGCGCAGTTGATGGACGCCGAAGCGCCGGGACCGGGCATCGAGAAACTGACGCCGCGCATCGCCGAGACGGCCCGCATCCTCTGGCAGGCGTACCTCGGCCTCACCGTCCTCCAATTCCTCCTCTTATATGGGCTTCACCTCGCCGGGTTCGCGCCGAACATGGGCCTGTACAACGCCGTCGCCCACCCGCTGACGACGATGCCGACCGGTGGCTTCTCGCCCGCCGCGCGCTCCATCGAGGCGTTCTCGGCGGCGGTGCAGTGGGTCATCATCCCGTTCATGGTCGTCGCCGGGACCAACTTCGCACTCGTGTGGAAGGCCACGCAGGGGCGGCCGCGGGTTTTCGCCGAAGACGGCGAATTCCGCTTCTACGCGGGCGTGATGGGCGTCCTGACGGCCGTCGTCGCCGGGCTCCTGTTCGCGGGTCTCGGTCCGGGCCTCTCGGCGATTCCGACCGAAGTGCGTCCGATTCCCGGAAGTACGGAGCGAGCAATCCGGCACGCCGCCTTCCAGGTCACGTCCATCGTGACGACGACCGGATACGCGTCGATGGACTTCAACACGTGGAGCGAACCCGCGAAGTACCTCCTGCTGTTCGGGATGTTCGTCGGCGGGTCGGCGGGGTCGACTGGCGGCGCGATAAAGGTCGTCCGCTGGCTGGTCGTTCTCAAGTCGCTGAAGCGGGAACTGTTCACCACGATTCACCCCGAGGCCGTCTCGCCGGTCAGACTCGGCGGGCGCCCCGTCGACGAACGTGCGATTCGTGGCATCTACGCTTTCACGCTGCTGTATCTGGTCATCTTCTTCGTCAGCGTCGCGGTCGTGTTCGTCGACGCCGTCCGCATCGACTACCAACTCAGCGTCCTCGAAGTGATGTCCGCCGTCGCCGCGACACTGGGCAACGTCGGCCCGGGATTCGGGGCGGTCGGCCCGATGAACGGCTACACCGACTTCGCGTGGACGAGCAAGGTGTACATGGTCCTGCTGATGTGGGCCGGGCGACTCGAGATACTGCCGGTGTTCGTCCTGCTGACCCGTTCCTACTGGCAATCTTGA
- a CDS encoding DUF7344 domain-containing protein, protein MDDTSDLFELLASTRRRQALVLLCDSPEIAVPEGFQTRTEAIEEPVTADSGPVLPSDRSDPVIELYHSHLPKLDAADLVDWDRQRGVVSRGPAFGEVRPVVELLAENAHELPDGFL, encoded by the coding sequence GTGGACGATACCTCCGACCTCTTCGAGCTACTCGCTTCTACGCGTCGTCGGCAGGCCCTCGTGTTATTGTGTGACTCGCCGGAGATAGCGGTTCCCGAGGGATTCCAGACGCGGACCGAGGCTATCGAGGAACCGGTCACGGCAGACTCAGGTCCGGTTCTCCCGAGCGACCGGTCGGACCCCGTCATCGAACTGTATCACAGCCACCTCCCGAAACTCGACGCCGCCGACCTGGTGGACTGGGACCGGCAGCGCGGCGTCGTCAGCCGCGGTCCGGCGTTCGGCGAGGTGCGACCCGTGGTAGAGCTGTTGGCCGAAAACGCCCACGAACTGCCGGACGGCTTTCTCTGA
- a CDS encoding TrkH family potassium uptake protein, with protein MNTIVQWRKSVALTGSVVKYLSVAMLVPLVVALYYGEDAGVFGVSIVGTVLLGVAVERLDPGTDLREREALLFVALTWFAVAVVGAVPYVLAGMGTASTLADPVNALFESMSGFSTTGATVMGEISTDRHSHAVMMWRQLTQWLGGMGIIVLMVAILPELAVNGAQLISEEAPGPSLEKLTPRIAETARILWQAYFAFTVLLAGILYGLHLTGYAPNMDLYNAVAHAFSTLPTGGFSTKGESIAAFSAAVQWVIIPFMVVAGTNFALFWYLFDGDVRAPLEDTEFRAYAGATAVFTAVLFGLLFSGAAPSLAIGGTTEGVVENALRQAAFQVASLMNSTGYATSDFAQWTPHSQLLLILVMFVGGSAGSTGGGIKVVRWLIVLKALQRELFHASHPDAVQPVRLGDIVVDEEAIRGVVGFTLLYLVLFALATVFISLDASRVGITLTPLEAVGASLAAIGNIGPAFGRLGPFGSYLMLPDTTKALMILLMWAGRLEIITVLVVFTRSFWSR; from the coding sequence ATGAACACCATCGTCCAGTGGCGGAAGAGCGTCGCCCTCACCGGCAGCGTCGTGAAGTACCTCTCGGTGGCGATGCTCGTCCCGCTGGTCGTCGCGCTGTACTACGGCGAGGACGCGGGCGTCTTCGGCGTCTCCATCGTCGGAACCGTCCTCCTCGGCGTGGCCGTCGAGCGACTGGACCCCGGAACCGACCTCCGCGAGCGAGAGGCGCTGCTGTTCGTCGCGCTCACGTGGTTCGCCGTCGCCGTCGTCGGCGCGGTGCCGTACGTGCTGGCTGGCATGGGAACCGCCTCGACGCTCGCCGACCCCGTCAACGCGCTGTTCGAGTCGATGAGCGGTTTCTCGACGACTGGCGCGACTGTGATGGGCGAGATAAGCACCGACCGCCACTCCCACGCCGTCATGATGTGGCGGCAGTTGACCCAGTGGCTCGGTGGCATGGGTATCATCGTCCTCATGGTCGCTATCCTGCCGGAACTGGCGGTCAACGGGGCGCAACTCATCAGCGAGGAAGCGCCCGGCCCGAGTCTGGAGAAACTGACGCCGCGAATCGCGGAGACGGCGCGCATCCTCTGGCAGGCGTACTTCGCCTTCACCGTCTTGCTCGCGGGCATCCTCTACGGGTTGCATCTCACGGGGTACGCACCGAACATGGACCTCTACAACGCCGTCGCGCACGCGTTCTCGACGCTCCCGACCGGCGGGTTCTCGACGAAAGGCGAGAGCATCGCCGCCTTCTCGGCGGCGGTGCAGTGGGTCATCATCCCGTTCATGGTCGTCGCCGGGACCAACTTCGCGCTGTTCTGGTACCTCTTCGACGGCGACGTGCGCGCGCCGCTGGAGGACACCGAGTTCCGGGCCTACGCAGGTGCGACGGCCGTCTTCACCGCGGTGCTCTTCGGCCTCCTCTTCTCGGGGGCCGCGCCGTCGCTCGCCATCGGCGGCACGACGGAGGGCGTCGTGGAGAACGCACTCCGGCAGGCCGCGTTTCAGGTCGCGTCGTTGATGAACTCGACGGGGTACGCCACGAGCGACTTCGCCCAGTGGACGCCGCACAGCCAGTTGTTGCTTATACTGGTGATGTTCGTCGGCGGGTCGGCAGGGTCAACCGGCGGCGGCATCAAGGTGGTGCGCTGGCTCATTGTCCTGAAGGCGCTCCAGCGGGAACTGTTCCACGCCAGTCACCCGGACGCCGTGCAACCGGTCCGCCTCGGCGACATCGTCGTCGACGAGGAGGCGATTCGGGGCGTCGTCGGCTTCACGCTCCTCTATCTGGTCCTGTTCGCCCTCGCGACGGTGTTCATCTCGCTCGACGCGAGTCGCGTCGGCATCACGCTCACGCCGCTGGAAGCCGTCGGGGCGAGTCTCGCGGCCATCGGCAACATCGGCCCGGCGTTCGGCCGTCTCGGCCCGTTCGGGTCGTATCTGATGCTCCCAGACACCACGAAGGCCCTGATGATTCTACTGATGTGGGCGGGACGCCTCGAAATCATCACGGTCCTCGTCGTGTTCACGCGCTCGTTCTGGAGCCGCTGA
- a CDS encoding helix-turn-helix domain-containing protein, with translation MTDIKAVVRVNHPDIVLTETVSHDSSSKVRSVSEAGTDPTSGKFFYRIESSDFLRFEEGLRNDTTIDDFERVLETRDGEAIYSFEYTDKAKILSPVISTANGLILDMENEGDAWVLSVWMPDRAGLADFWDYAQQNEIDIELLRVNEYASPADTDAGLTDSQREALLVAVETGYFEEPRNATLSEVAADLDISQPAASGLLRRGIKRLVVSSLMGENGRRED, from the coding sequence ATGACCGATATTAAAGCCGTCGTCCGGGTCAACCACCCCGACATCGTCCTCACAGAGACCGTCTCTCACGACAGCAGTTCGAAAGTCAGGTCGGTGTCGGAGGCAGGTACCGACCCGACATCTGGAAAGTTCTTCTATCGCATAGAGTCATCTGACTTCCTCCGATTCGAGGAGGGATTACGGAACGACACCACTATCGACGACTTCGAACGGGTGCTCGAAACCAGAGACGGCGAAGCCATCTACAGCTTCGAGTATACGGACAAAGCGAAGATTCTCTCGCCGGTCATCTCGACGGCGAACGGTCTCATACTCGACATGGAGAACGAAGGGGACGCGTGGGTCCTGTCGGTGTGGATGCCCGACCGAGCGGGTCTTGCCGACTTCTGGGACTACGCACAGCAGAACGAGATCGATATCGAATTACTGCGCGTGAACGAATACGCCAGTCCTGCCGATACGGACGCTGGGTTGACCGATAGCCAACGAGAAGCACTCCTCGTCGCGGTCGAAACCGGATACTTCGAAGAGCCACGGAACGCGACTCTCAGCGAGGTCGCCGCCGACCTGGATATCTCCCAACCTGCCGCCAGTGGCCTCCTTCGACGTGGAATCAAGCGACTCGTCGTCTCGTCCCTGATGGGAGAGAACGGAAGGCGAGAGGACTGA
- the phoU gene encoding phosphate signaling complex protein PhoU, whose amino-acid sequence MPRESYQELLESLREDVLYMSEVVLDRLRLGLSALEQKDEEAAMQVIEGDDEINQLYLDLEQDCIDLLALQQPVASDLRFIAASFKIITDLERIGDLATNLGEYSLEAERDVFPEVDIQEVGEVVVGMVENAMEAYDSEDTDLCYTIADTDDEVDSRCESASEAVVRDLIERQIDTESSEGEIEQLMSDVSRLLLTIRDIERVGDHAVNIAARTLYMVENDDDLIY is encoded by the coding sequence ATGCCACGCGAATCGTATCAGGAGCTACTCGAATCGCTCCGCGAGGACGTGCTCTACATGTCTGAAGTCGTCCTCGACCGTCTGCGTCTCGGATTGAGCGCCCTCGAACAGAAGGACGAGGAAGCCGCCATGCAAGTCATCGAAGGCGACGACGAAATCAACCAGTTGTATCTCGATTTGGAACAGGACTGCATCGACTTGCTGGCGCTCCAGCAACCGGTGGCCTCCGACCTCCGCTTCATCGCCGCGTCGTTCAAAATCATCACCGACCTCGAACGCATCGGCGACCTCGCCACCAACCTCGGCGAGTACTCGCTGGAGGCCGAACGCGACGTGTTCCCGGAGGTCGACATTCAGGAGGTCGGGGAAGTCGTCGTCGGGATGGTCGAGAACGCGATGGAGGCCTACGACAGCGAGGACACCGACCTCTGTTACACCATCGCCGACACCGACGACGAGGTCGATAGCCGATGTGAGTCCGCGTCCGAAGCGGTCGTTCGAGACCTCATCGAGCGCCAGATAGACACCGAATCCAGCGAAGGCGAAATCGAGCAGTTGATGTCCGACGTCTCCAGACTGCTGTTGACCATCCGGGACATCGAACGGGTCGGCGACCACGCCGTCAACATCGCCGCCCGCACCCTCTACATGGTCGAGAACGACGACGACCTCATCTACTGA
- a CDS encoding mechanosensitive ion channel family protein, which produces MVTVVLDYIADLRAFLEGLVTTEARVAATVILTVAALVTAIVLTPRVVSTVHRSTTYLVFGHERVPFDPPDIDWQLPVTAVVRTLQLAVLLAAGLAGLVVWGFVDLALIAVATMATWIPTLGKALTTVALFGGTLAGIDLLESSIEQYADESDVLNQHQQGIVFRVLQVVVLVGAGIVTLSVWGVGLGSLAVGAGFVGIVVGTAARSTIGSLIAGFVLMFARPFEIGDWVVINDDEGIITDITIINTRMRNASGEEIVIPNDNVANATVTNRTSLDHLRLSVEVGIDYEADVERAEAAIDDALADVPQVLANPTPQVVPTSLGDSAVVLACRFWIDHPSAAKRAMTKAAVVREAKAALDDAGIKIPYPQRELLGREESGGFRVAENGDATRERPTAEQFERRGQ; this is translated from the coding sequence CTGGTGACGGTCGTGCTAGACTACATCGCCGACCTCCGGGCGTTTCTGGAGGGGTTGGTAACGACGGAGGCGCGTGTCGCAGCGACGGTAATCCTGACGGTCGCGGCGCTGGTGACCGCCATCGTCCTCACGCCGCGGGTGGTGTCGACGGTCCATCGCTCGACGACGTATCTCGTCTTCGGCCACGAGAGGGTCCCGTTCGACCCGCCGGACATCGACTGGCAACTCCCCGTGACTGCGGTCGTCCGAACGCTCCAGTTAGCGGTGTTGCTCGCCGCTGGCTTGGCGGGATTGGTGGTGTGGGGGTTCGTCGACCTCGCCCTCATCGCGGTGGCGACGATGGCGACGTGGATTCCGACGCTGGGGAAGGCGCTGACCACCGTCGCCCTCTTCGGCGGGACGCTCGCGGGTATCGACCTACTGGAGAGTTCTATCGAGCAGTACGCCGACGAGTCGGACGTGCTGAACCAGCACCAGCAGGGCATCGTCTTCCGGGTGCTTCAGGTAGTGGTGCTGGTCGGCGCTGGCATCGTCACGCTCTCGGTGTGGGGCGTGGGACTCGGCAGTCTGGCGGTCGGCGCGGGCTTCGTCGGCATCGTTGTTGGGACGGCCGCCCGGTCGACCATCGGGTCGCTCATCGCCGGGTTCGTGCTGATGTTCGCCCGGCCGTTCGAAATCGGCGACTGGGTCGTCATCAACGACGACGAGGGCATCATCACGGACATCACCATCATCAACACCCGAATGCGAAACGCGTCGGGCGAGGAAATCGTCATCCCGAACGACAACGTGGCGAACGCGACGGTCACCAACCGGACGAGTCTCGACCACCTCCGGCTTTCTGTCGAGGTGGGTATCGACTACGAGGCGGACGTGGAACGGGCCGAAGCGGCCATCGACGACGCACTCGCGGACGTGCCGCAAGTGCTGGCGAACCCGACGCCACAGGTCGTCCCGACCTCACTGGGCGACTCGGCGGTGGTCTTGGCGTGTCGGTTCTGGATAGACCACCCGAGCGCGGCCAAGCGGGCGATGACGAAAGCGGCCGTCGTCCGCGAGGCGAAAGCGGCCCTCGACGACGCGGGCATCAAGATTCCCTACCCGCAGCGAGAACTCCTCGGACGGGAGGAGTCCGGTGGATTCCGGGTCGCGGAAAACGGGGACGCGACGAGAGAGCGACCGACGGCCGAGCAGTTCGAACGGCGCGGTCAGTAG
- the radB gene encoding DNA repair and recombination protein RadB, whose product MSDYVSTGCDALDSLLGGGLERGAVTQVYGPPAAGKTNVALAAAVEVAAGGDAALYIDTEGLSADRMEQIARGRTDGTGQTVDDIAGRLIVSEVYDYDEQTEAVQDAAEFAEEVELVVLDSATGFYRLQRDADDGGEALRDVARQVTHLLSLARKHDLAVLFTNQVFTDPDSDRSTALGGHTLNHWSGAILRLDRFRGGNRRATLEKHRAKPAGDTAQFRIVDAGLVGDESQPPSR is encoded by the coding sequence GCGGTGGGTTAGAACGGGGGGCCGTGACACAGGTGTACGGGCCACCGGCCGCCGGGAAGACGAACGTCGCGCTGGCGGCGGCCGTCGAGGTCGCCGCGGGGGGTGACGCGGCGCTCTACATCGACACCGAAGGCCTCTCGGCCGACCGGATGGAGCAAATCGCTCGTGGTCGCACCGACGGGACCGGCCAGACCGTCGACGACATCGCGGGCCGCCTCATCGTCTCGGAAGTGTACGACTACGACGAGCAGACCGAGGCCGTCCAGGACGCCGCGGAGTTCGCCGAGGAGGTCGAACTCGTCGTGCTGGATAGCGCTACCGGGTTCTACCGCCTGCAACGCGACGCCGACGACGGCGGCGAGGCCCTGCGTGACGTGGCCCGGCAGGTCACCCACTTGCTCTCGCTGGCCCGGAAACACGACCTCGCGGTGCTCTTTACGAATCAGGTGTTCACCGACCCGGACAGTGACCGGTCGACGGCGCTGGGCGGCCACACGCTCAACCACTGGTCGGGGGCGATTCTCCGACTCGACCGGTTCCGCGGCGGCAACCGCCGGGCGACGTTGGAGAAACACCGCGCGAAACCCGCCGGTGACACGGCCCAGTTCCGTATCGTCGACGCGGGACTGGTCGGCGACGAGAGTCAGCCACCGTCTCGGTGA